From a single Artemia franciscana chromosome 9, ASM3288406v1, whole genome shotgun sequence genomic region:
- the LOC136031401 gene encoding U3 small nucleolar RNA-associated protein 6 homolog, translating to MAEFVELRLEEMLGELEQTERVGLFSTEEVRSIIKRRRDFEYKIQRFKKRKEDYLKYIQYEISIYKLLKLRRKKTGYSFKKEEIDHAISNRIGTLFRFCVFRFQDDIKLWLSYVDFCKQVNWTNRISKIFVKMLAVHNDKPYLWLMAAKWEFEENVSAENARAILLRGLQFLPQSKELYLESFRLELLFVDRLKKRKQVLGVESKELNEETEDDVLKGKLAQFIYSAAIEKIPESRFIVQFLGIVKTFTFAKWLEDIIMNDLITNHSTDEHTWDTLARREIEGRNYQAEIVAGEDSKVTVEEENTSQIKLAKFSVRFQNCCDTYEKGTEVIGTPLMYQLYLGTLLELRNQSKHLNIVIPRLFEVLEVANDKGYLTESLYETWICLTKDLKKWNTLDHILASATKNFPKSAKFWLERLQSEFDVNLLDSSNALFMIDTGSEPMQEDRSVVDTTVKYSEDSEDSEDSDTDEVTYELPKVFWEAVKALGDTKESLQIWQFLSRHLIEKGKEARKAVQKLFDESLKRKPVISKVLNVTYLEWTFKVKGLLKARELYRKLAIQPPFSLELHEKMILLENKTADKDMIVNVRYGYDCACDQFGKGNPNIWMSYVRFERVSGDPMKIPAIYKRAQQALEGDVATHFQNEFVLLSTGSCK from the coding sequence ATGGCTGAGTTTGTGGAATTGCGTCTAGAGGAGATGCTTGGGGAATTGGAGCAAACGGAAAGGGTTGGTTTATTTTCAACTGAAGAAGTAAGGtccataataaaaagaagaagagactTTGAGTACAAAATACAaagatttaagaaaagaaaagaagactaCTTGAAGTATATTCAGTATGAAATCAGTATATATAAACTTCTGAAATTGAGGCGAAAGAAAACTGGGTACTCctttaaaaaggaagaaattgaTCATGCCATTTCAAACAGAATCGGCACATTGTTCCGTTTTTGCGTTTTCCGTTTTCAGGACGATATTAAACTTTGGCTTTCGTATGTTGACTTTTGTAAGCAGGTCAATTGGACTAACAGAATCAGCAAAATCTTTGTGAAGATGCTAGCTGTTCATAACGATAAGCCTTATTTGTGGCTGATGGCTGCAAAGTGGGAATTTGAAGAGAATGTCTCAGCTGAAAATGCACGCGCAATTCTGCTTCGCGGTCTGCAATTTTTACCACAAAGTAAGGAATTATATTTAGAGAGTTTTCGTCTAGAATTGTTGTTTGTTGACAGATTGAAGAAAAGGAAACAAGTGCTTGGAGTTGAATCGAAAGAACTTAATGAAGAAACAGAAGACGATGTTCTTAAAGGCAAATTAGCTCAATTTATCTACTCTGCTGCGATTGAAAAAATCCCAGAAAGTAGATTCATTGTTCAATTTCTTGGAATTGTTAAGACTTTCACCTTCGCCAAGTGGTTAGAAGACATCATTATGAATGACTTAATAACAAACCATTCAACTGATGAACATACTTGGGACACTTTAGCCCGTCGTGAGATTGAGGGAAGGAATTATCAAGCTGAAATTGTAGCTGGGGAAGATTCAAAAGTCACTGTAGAGGAAGAGAATACATCCCAGATTAAATTGGCAAAGTTTAGTGTGCGTTTTCAAAACTGTTGCGACACTTACGAAAAAGGAACTGAAGTAATTGGAACCCCGTTAATGTATCAGTTATATTTGGGTACATTGCTTGAACTCCGGAATCaaagtaaacatttaaatattgtTATCCCCAGGCTCTTTGAAGTTCTTGAAGTTGCAAATGACAAAGGCTATTTGACTGAGAGTCTGTATGAAACTTGGATCTGTTTAACTAAGgacttaaaaaaatggaatacttTGGATCATATTCTTGCTAGCGCCACGaagaattttccaaaaagtGCGAAATTTTGGCTTGAACGACTTCAGTCAGAATTTGATGTAAATTTGTTGGACAGTAGTAATGCACTTTTTATGATTGATACTGGGAGTGAGCCTATGCAGGAAGATCGCTCTGTCGTAGATACTACTGTTAAATACTCAGAAGATTCAGAAGACTCAGAGGATTCAGATACTGATGAGGTAACATACGAATTGCCAAAAGTTTTTTGGGAAGCTGTTAAGGCGCTCGGGGACACAAAAGAGTCTCTTCAAATTTGGCAGTTTTTATCCAGACATCTAATTGAGAAAGGAAAAGAAGCACGAAAGGCTGTCCAAAAGCTTTTTGAtgaatctttaaaaagaaaGCCTGTTATATCAAAAGTCTTGAATGTGACTTACCTTGAATGGACTTTCAAAGTGAAAGGTCTTTTAAAAGCAAGGGAGCTATACAGAAAACTGGCAATTCAGCCTCCATTTAGTCTAGAGCTTCACGAGAAAATGATCctcttagaaaataaaacagctGATAAAGATATGATTGTGAATGTTAGATATGGTTACGACTGTGCTTGTGATCAATTTGGCAAAGGAAATCCAAATATTTGGATGAGTTATGTCCGGTTTGAGCGTGTATCAGGCGACCCAATGAAAATACCTGCCATCTATAAAAGAGCTCAGCAAGCCTTAGAAGGTGATGTAGCCACACATTTCCAAAATGAGTTTGTGCTTTTATCAACCGGTTCTTGCAAATAA